The genomic window CGATCCGCTGCGCCGCGTCGTGTGGCGCCCACCGACCGAGCGCAGCGTCGAGGGCTTCGAGGCGGCGCTGGCCGAGCGCGGCGTGCGCCCGTGGCAGCAGGAGATCGTCGCGCCGTTGCTCGTCGCGGCCTTCGAGGACCACCCGGACGCGTAGGCGCTGATCATCAGTCTCCGACGTGCACGAAGGGGACTCCCGGCAACCGGCACCCCACGATCTCCGGGCAATCTGCACCTGGCGTCCCTGTTGTGCACGACTGCGACACGCGCGGCACCCCCAACCTGCATGTAACTCATATATGAGTTACGGTTGAAGGCATGTCTGATGACTACCTCGTCCGTATCGGAACGACCATCAAGGAGGCGCGTCACCGCGCCGGCCTGTCCCAGTCCGACCTCGCCACTCGCCTCGAGACGAGTCAGAGTGCGGTCACCCGCATCGAGGCCGGGGGCCAGAACCTCACCCTGGACAGCCTCGCCCGCATCAGCGAGGCCCTTGACACCGAGCTCGTCGCGCTGACGCGCACCCCCAGCTCCGGCGCGGTCCACCTCAAGGTGGAAGGTGGCCGTCAGCTGTCCGGTGCCATCGACGTCAAGACCAGCAAGAACGCCGCCGTGGCGCTGCTGTGCGCATCCCTGCTCAACAAGGGCACGACGACCCTGCGCAACCTCGCCCGCATCGAGGAGGTCAACCGTCTCCTGGAGGTCCTCGACTCCATCGGTGTCCGGACCCGCTGGCTGCCGAACAGCTCCGACCTGGAGATCGTCCCGCCGGCCAAGCTCAACCTCGAGGCCATGGACGAGGCAGCCGCCCGGCGCACCCGCAGCGTCATCATGTTCCTCGGCCCCCTGCTGCACGAGTTCCACGACTTCCGCCTGCCCTACGCCGGTGGCTGCGACCTCGGGACCCGCACGGTCGAGCCACACATGACCACGCTGACCCACTTCGGTCTCGACGTGCAGGCAACCCAGGGCTGGTACGAGGCGCAGGTCGCCGCCCAGGACGGCACGGACCGCGCGATCATCCTCACCGAGCGCGGCGACACCGTCACCGAGAACGCCCTCATGGCCGCCTCCCGCCACCCCGGACGCACGACCATCCGCAACGCCTCGCCGAACTACATGGTCCAGGACCTGTGCTTCTTCCTCGAGAAGCTCGGCGTCACGGTCAACGGCATCGGCACGACGACCCTCGAAGTCACCGGCTTGCGTGAGATCGACGTCGACGTGGAGTACTCCCCCAGCGAGGACCCCATCGAGGCGATGAGCCTCATCGCCGCAGCCGTGGTCACCGAGTCCGAGATCACGATCAGGCGCTGCCCGATCGAGTTCCTCGAGATCGAGCTGGCCACCCTGGCCGGCATGGGCATGAAGTACACGATGAGCGAGGAGTACACGGCCCACAACGGCCGCACCCGCCTGGTCGACATCACCACGCAGGTAGGGCCCCTGCGGGCACCCATCGACAAGATCCACCCGATGCCCTTCCCCGGCCTGAACATCGACAACCTGCCCTTCTTCGCACTCATCGCCGCCTGTGCCGAGGGAACGACCCAGATCCACGACTGGGTCTACGACAACCGCGCCATCTACCTGACCGAGCTGAACAAGGTCGGTGGCAAGGTCACCCTCCTCGACCCGCACCGGGTCCTCGTCGACGGACCCAGCCGGTGGCGTACGAACGAGGTCACCTGCCCGCCGGCGCTGCGCCCCGGCGTGGTCGTCCTGCTGGCGATGCTCGCCGCGCCGGGCACGTCGTACCTGCGCAACGTCTACGTCATCCACCGCGGCTACGAGGACCTCGCCGAGCGCCTCAACGCCCTGGGCGCCAGCGTGCAGCCCTTCCGCGACATCGGCTGACCGGCCACCACGGCGAAGCCGGGCCCCACCGGATCACCGGTGGGGCCCGGTTTCGCTGTGGCGGACGTCGGTGGGCCTCCATCGCGATCCTCGTGCCATCTGCGGGTGTGTCACCACACGATGCCGATCAAACGACGTTCTGGCAGCACACTCCCGCCTCATCGGCGGGCTCGTACCTTGCTGGTCATGACAACGAATCCGAACGCCGCCCTGGTCCCCGACCTCACCGGACGGCACGCCCTGGTCACCGGTGCCGCAAGCGGGATCGGGGCAGCGTGCGCGGCAACCTTCGTTGCTGCCGGCGCGCGCGTCACGGCGGTCGATCTGGACGAAGGGGGCCTGGCCCGGCTCGGCGAGAGCCTTCCCGCGTCCTCGCTCACGTCGTACACGATGGACCTGGCCGACCTCGAGGCCCTCTCGGCCCTGCCCACGGACGTCGACGTGCTGGTGAACAACGCCGGCATCCAGCACGTCAGCCCGGTCCACGAGTTCCCGGTCGACAGGTTCGACCTCATCCACAGGTTGATGCTCCAGTCGCCCTTCCGGCTGGTCCGGTCCGTGCTGCCCCACATGTACGAGCGGGGGTGGGGCCGCGTGATCAACATCTCCAGCGTCCACGGGCTGCGCGCCAGTGCCTTCAAGTCGGCGTACGTCTCCGCGAAACACGGACTCGAGGGCTTGAGCAAGGTGGTCGCACTCGAGGGTGCCGAGCACGGGGTCACGAGCAACTGCCTCAACCCCTCGTACGTGCGCACCCCGCTGGTGGAGAAGCAGATCGCCGACCAGGCCGCCACCCACG from Janibacter cremeus includes these protein-coding regions:
- a CDS encoding helix-turn-helix domain-containing protein, whose product is MSDDYLVRIGTTIKEARHRAGLSQSDLATRLETSQSAVTRIEAGGQNLTLDSLARISEALDTELVALTRTPSSGAVHLKVEGGRQLSGAIDVKTSKNAAVALLCASLLNKGTTTLRNLARIEEVNRLLEVLDSIGVRTRWLPNSSDLEIVPPAKLNLEAMDEAAARRTRSVIMFLGPLLHEFHDFRLPYAGGCDLGTRTVEPHMTTLTHFGLDVQATQGWYEAQVAAQDGTDRAIILTERGDTVTENALMAASRHPGRTTIRNASPNYMVQDLCFFLEKLGVTVNGIGTTTLEVTGLREIDVDVEYSPSEDPIEAMSLIAAAVVTESEITIRRCPIEFLEIELATLAGMGMKYTMSEEYTAHNGRTRLVDITTQVGPLRAPIDKIHPMPFPGLNIDNLPFFALIAACAEGTTQIHDWVYDNRAIYLTELNKVGGKVTLLDPHRVLVDGPSRWRTNEVTCPPALRPGVVVLLAMLAAPGTSYLRNVYVIHRGYEDLAERLNALGASVQPFRDIG
- a CDS encoding 3-hydroxybutyrate dehydrogenase → MTTNPNAALVPDLTGRHALVTGAASGIGAACAATFVAAGARVTAVDLDEGGLARLGESLPASSLTSYTMDLADLEALSALPTDVDVLVNNAGIQHVSPVHEFPVDRFDLIHRLMLQSPFRLVRSVLPHMYERGWGRVINISSVHGLRASAFKSAYVSAKHGLEGLSKVVALEGAEHGVTSNCLNPSYVRTPLVEKQIADQAATHGISQDEVLGQVMLSPVALKRLVEVDEVAAMALFLCSPAATSITGSSLPVDCGWTAH